Proteins found in one Legionella pneumophila subsp. pascullei genomic segment:
- a CDS encoding Lrp/AsnC family transcriptional regulator has translation MILDRTDKKILEILQSNCEINNQELAELVALSPSSCLRRVKLLTDNGYIKKQVALLEPEKVGLKLTVIVLVGLNNHQPEIMNQFEKTIQLFPEVIQCYLITGQSADYLLKIIVPDLNAYQAFLLGKLTRINGVASVHSSFILRNVSDTTTLPLDHLD, from the coding sequence ATGATACTCGATCGTACCGATAAAAAAATACTTGAAATACTGCAATCAAATTGCGAAATCAATAACCAGGAATTGGCAGAGCTTGTAGCGTTATCTCCTTCTTCCTGTCTGCGTCGAGTCAAATTATTAACAGATAATGGTTATATCAAGAAACAGGTTGCCCTGCTTGAGCCAGAAAAAGTAGGATTAAAATTGACAGTCATTGTTTTAGTAGGGTTAAACAATCACCAGCCTGAGATTATGAATCAATTTGAAAAAACCATTCAACTTTTCCCTGAAGTCATTCAATGTTACTTGATTACCGGTCAATCTGCTGATTATTTATTGAAGATAATTGTGCCTGATTTAAACGCTTATCAAGCTTTTTTATTAGGGAAATTAACACGCATCAATGGCGTTGCAAGCGTTCATTCCAGCTTTATATTACGCAATGTTTCTGACACAACAACCTTACCCCTTGATCATTTGGATTAG
- a CDS encoding DUF1328 family protein, with the protein MLTWALIFFIIAIIAAAFGFGGIAVAAAGIAKILFFLFLVMFVIFLIMGLLGRRGPPPV; encoded by the coding sequence ATGTTAACTTGGGCACTTATTTTTTTTATAATTGCAATAATTGCAGCTGCATTTGGATTTGGCGGTATCGCAGTGGCTGCCGCTGGAATTGCAAAAATATTATTCTTTCTATTTTTGGTGATGTTTGTCATATTTCTTATTATGGGATTACTCGGGCGTCGTGGCCCTCCTCCTGTGTAG
- a CDS encoding DSD1 family PLP-dependent enzyme, whose protein sequence is MKEKYIGLHKIELDTPCLVIDYEKLKYNLKVMQQHGFKWGVGIRPHCKTHKCSQIARLQIEYGSIGISAAKLSEAEVLISNRITNVLITSPIVSEAKYSRLCNCLKSAPNLILVVDNKDNMRMLNELGKSLNQPVHVLLDIDSGIGRTGIHPEAAVEYGHFVNGMDWLKLKGIQCYAGHLQHIQNYEERRAFSLRIMEMASKIVRSFRDANLPCEILTGTGTGTFDIDVEASEVTEIQPGSYAVMDVEYGAIGSKTHPSRFSLFKNSMTLLTSVISSNRKEHATVDAGTKSIYVDPHHKPQIISHPRLVYDWGGFGDEHGKVFSCEGGDHFLQNGDFLELIVPHCDPTINLYDKFYITENNVVVDIWDIDMRGKSQ, encoded by the coding sequence ATGAAAGAAAAATACATTGGGCTTCATAAGATAGAATTGGATACCCCATGTCTTGTGATTGATTATGAAAAGCTGAAATACAATCTAAAAGTGATGCAGCAACATGGCTTCAAATGGGGCGTAGGAATAAGGCCACATTGTAAAACTCATAAATGTTCTCAAATCGCACGTTTACAGATTGAATATGGGTCAATAGGGATTTCTGCCGCCAAGCTATCAGAGGCTGAAGTCTTGATATCTAATCGGATTACAAATGTTTTGATTACATCACCGATTGTATCCGAGGCCAAGTACTCAAGATTATGCAATTGTCTTAAATCAGCTCCTAATTTAATACTGGTTGTGGATAATAAGGATAATATGCGCATGCTTAATGAGCTCGGAAAATCGCTAAACCAGCCAGTCCATGTCTTGCTTGATATAGATTCTGGTATTGGCCGAACAGGCATTCATCCCGAGGCAGCAGTGGAATACGGTCATTTTGTCAATGGGATGGATTGGCTTAAGCTAAAAGGAATCCAATGTTATGCCGGTCATTTGCAACACATTCAAAATTACGAAGAAAGAAGAGCCTTCTCTTTACGCATTATGGAAATGGCCAGCAAGATTGTTCGGAGTTTTAGAGATGCTAATCTTCCTTGTGAGATATTGACTGGTACTGGCACTGGTACTTTTGATATTGATGTCGAAGCGAGTGAAGTAACGGAAATCCAGCCTGGTTCATATGCTGTCATGGATGTTGAGTATGGTGCAATTGGTTCAAAAACTCACCCCTCAAGATTTTCCCTATTTAAAAACTCCATGACTCTTTTAACGAGTGTGATAAGTAGTAATCGTAAAGAGCACGCCACTGTTGATGCTGGAACGAAATCGATTTATGTCGATCCTCATCATAAACCACAGATTATTAGTCATCCACGACTGGTTTATGACTGGGGTGGGTTTGGGGATGAGCATGGCAAGGTATTTTCTTGTGAAGGAGGGGACCATTTTCTACAAAATGGTGATTTTTTAGAGCTTATTGTTCCCCATTGTGATCCGACAATAAACTTATATGATAAGTTTTATATCACAGAAAATAATGTCGTTGTCGATATTTGGGATATCGACATGCGTGGAAAGTCCCAATAA
- a CDS encoding SidE phosphodiesterase domain-containing protein — protein sequence MKTKLNKSILFQQGNAGELFQSFIQKVDKNAQPNQLEEIIAVAKPQVIAPIIKNKYTKQFEIIVSTLLTNKSNVVFTENNGKYFVSVNGKDFNLDEILTNMQHSQINLSTEQLNQYVNYVDKEATIKVTIPDAAKKPITLSCQELKSKATKLQHLHEGEIAGLNIYTQQYYQFMNGLLRGQHPYKGSDANFQENMRQVILHCAAALSGISKGQNKKLPLTFRYDGNTLPKDIIEKRIKCAQSKGIELEVYEDTAFVSSAFEKPVSTFSGPIRTVFYGMQGLDIGEISRYPSEREFLIAPGKVKYLHHREENGKHYFLACPVTPPASIKQLLNLPSGGTYKQAENIAIEAEKDMVKKFAQFALDVTNQYLEGKAEKDKSKWSILANIDNTYGKGSYKIQFAEEIKTSLRGLLNNLQNGYVEHKAAHNRIIEILHQAIEKAKNIDNISLAYAKGQDSSGVLSKTLQNICSQVENEVKGLETFKSSITEYFADHQNFFENPRNIEVINKLHQDHLSKPYHQSEKDKDPNLSDWTLNCGNNKILHRPNHGLSHTLRGAAIVPEVFYSYATHSTDKKTREMVRNLSKDDIKRMQVAMLFSVVGRKSELGFADNPGVYGGYRKASADLFEQYAKTHYKDLFTSSEQIAYWKRLVLDYGNPGFHPDANKPEQAIIAKIMRQCHCLDLLRCYSKEEFAKKVTKPLQDDLGVDAANDLVNYSKTLLENTGDRLMGTKNYNLQEHWLNNTDVSHCINTLNSASQHAPHQQYVVKHEEEESLDSDMWVTL from the coding sequence ATGAAAACCAAACTAAACAAATCAATCCTTTTTCAACAAGGAAATGCTGGTGAGCTTTTTCAATCTTTTATTCAAAAAGTTGATAAAAATGCTCAGCCTAATCAACTTGAAGAAATTATCGCTGTTGCAAAACCTCAAGTCATAGCCCCTATAATAAAAAATAAATACACCAAACAATTTGAAATTATTGTATCCACTTTACTGACCAATAAATCCAACGTTGTCTTTACAGAAAATAATGGTAAATATTTTGTTAGTGTAAATGGGAAAGATTTCAATCTGGATGAAATTCTGACTAACATGCAACACTCTCAAATAAATCTGTCTACTGAACAACTAAATCAGTATGTTAATTACGTTGATAAAGAAGCAACAATTAAAGTTACAATTCCAGATGCTGCAAAAAAACCAATAACTTTGAGTTGTCAAGAATTGAAAAGTAAAGCAACCAAATTGCAACATCTTCATGAAGGTGAAATTGCTGGATTAAATATATATACCCAACAGTATTATCAATTTATGAATGGTTTATTAAGAGGCCAACATCCTTACAAAGGAAGCGATGCAAACTTTCAGGAAAATATGCGCCAAGTCATACTTCATTGTGCAGCAGCGCTCTCAGGCATTAGTAAAGGACAAAATAAAAAACTTCCATTGACATTCCGATACGACGGAAACACCCTTCCTAAGGATATTATTGAAAAAAGAATTAAATGTGCCCAGTCAAAAGGTATAGAACTAGAAGTTTATGAAGACACCGCCTTTGTTAGTAGCGCATTTGAAAAACCTGTATCCACTTTTAGTGGACCCATTCGCACCGTATTTTATGGCATGCAAGGATTGGATATAGGAGAAATCTCTCGTTATCCTAGTGAGCGTGAATTTTTAATCGCTCCTGGTAAAGTCAAATACCTGCACCACCGTGAGGAAAATGGGAAACACTATTTCCTGGCGTGTCCAGTCACTCCTCCTGCAAGCATAAAACAACTATTAAATTTGCCAAGCGGCGGTACTTATAAACAAGCTGAAAATATAGCAATCGAAGCAGAGAAGGATATGGTAAAAAAATTCGCACAATTTGCTCTCGATGTTACAAATCAATATCTTGAGGGTAAAGCTGAAAAAGATAAAAGCAAATGGTCAATTTTAGCAAATATTGATAATACCTACGGAAAAGGCTCTTATAAAATTCAATTTGCAGAAGAAATAAAAACATCATTGAGGGGATTGCTGAATAATTTACAAAATGGGTATGTTGAACATAAAGCAGCTCACAACAGAATTATTGAAATACTTCATCAGGCAATTGAAAAAGCTAAAAATATAGATAATATCTCTTTAGCTTACGCAAAAGGTCAAGACAGTTCTGGAGTGCTTTCTAAAACCTTACAAAATATCTGCTCTCAGGTTGAGAATGAAGTGAAGGGATTAGAAACGTTCAAAAGTTCAATCACTGAGTATTTTGCAGATCATCAAAACTTTTTTGAAAACCCCAGGAATATTGAAGTCATTAATAAGTTGCATCAAGATCATCTATCAAAACCCTACCATCAATCAGAAAAAGATAAAGACCCAAACTTGAGCGATTGGACTTTAAATTGCGGTAACAATAAAATTCTTCATAGACCAAATCATGGACTTTCTCACACTTTAAGAGGTGCTGCTATAGTTCCAGAAGTATTTTATTCCTACGCAACGCATTCCACCGATAAGAAGACCAGAGAAATGGTTCGAAACTTAAGCAAGGATGACATCAAACGGATGCAAGTCGCCATGTTATTTTCTGTGGTCGGCAGAAAAAGCGAACTGGGTTTTGCTGATAATCCAGGGGTATATGGAGGATATAGAAAAGCCAGCGCAGACCTTTTTGAACAGTATGCAAAGACACATTATAAAGACTTATTTACCTCATCAGAGCAAATTGCCTACTGGAAACGCTTGGTACTTGATTATGGAAACCCTGGTTTTCATCCCGATGCGAACAAACCTGAACAAGCAATCATAGCAAAAATAATGAGACAATGTCATTGTCTGGATTTATTAAGATGCTATTCTAAAGAGGAATTTGCGAAGAAGGTAACCAAACCGCTTCAAGATGACTTAGGGGTTGATGCTGCTAATGATCTGGTAAACTACTCCAAAACCCTTCTTGAAAATACAGGAGATCGATTAATGGGTACGAAGAACTACAATTTGCAAGAACATTGGCTCAACAACACTGATGTATCACATTGTATCAATACACTGAACTCAGCTTCACAACACGCACCACACCAACAATATGTTGTTAAGCATGAGGAAGAGGAATCCTTAGATTCTGATATGTGGGTTACACTATAA
- a CDS encoding helix-turn-helix transcriptional regulator yields the protein MYNCYHDIFENTPIDFWGYLYFDFQGRYLQLISEKSIIDEILNKELFIEQNLCKKNYQHDNFYVCNVDSDHVIAPGIKNCLLDRDFTYFVDIIHQDSNRVEMVTFASSQQPNSTNNFIFNNLDYLNMIAENLSSRVKRLHTKDNFLTLPRECIIQMNELISSENTNKRDNLKEIILRSSQQKMAELIKDNVFDYNQLPFSFLAAKDLTHREKEMIYLYFNDFNLSKIASIFEISKRTVERHFESIKKKLSCENIGQIIPALIKYDCSLKKGIKT from the coding sequence ATGTATAATTGTTATCATGATATTTTCGAAAATACGCCTATTGATTTCTGGGGATACTTATATTTTGATTTTCAAGGGCGTTACTTACAACTCATTTCAGAAAAATCCATTATTGACGAAATTCTTAATAAAGAATTATTCATTGAACAGAATCTTTGCAAAAAAAATTATCAGCATGATAATTTTTATGTTTGCAATGTAGATAGTGATCATGTCATAGCACCTGGTATAAAGAACTGCTTATTAGATCGTGACTTCACGTATTTTGTTGATATCATTCATCAGGACTCCAATCGAGTTGAAATGGTTACCTTCGCCTCGTCACAACAACCAAACAGCACAAATAATTTTATATTTAATAATCTTGATTACCTTAATATGATTGCTGAAAACTTGTCTTCCAGGGTCAAGAGATTGCATACAAAAGATAATTTTTTAACCTTACCCAGAGAATGTATAATCCAGATGAATGAATTAATTAGCTCAGAAAATACAAATAAACGAGATAATCTTAAAGAAATTATTCTGAGATCCTCACAGCAAAAAATGGCTGAACTCATCAAAGACAATGTATTTGATTATAATCAACTTCCTTTTAGTTTTTTAGCTGCCAAAGATCTTACTCATCGGGAAAAGGAAATGATCTATTTATACTTTAATGATTTTAATTTATCAAAGATTGCTTCAATTTTTGAAATTTCCAAACGCACAGTTGAGAGGCACTTTGAGAGTATTAAAAAGAAACTTAGCTGCGAGAATATAGGCCAAATAATACCTGCTTTAATTAAATATGATTGTTCTTTAAAAAAAGGCATCAAGACATAA
- the mavL gene encoding Dot/Icm T4SS effector MavL: MAYQLLLSKETLNKILQYKQNLEKGLAKPGKFFLEELSKQEKSISEMDITTFTQLLIQSKKPQVFAESQVYHDGADWTLEEESILGDISVNMPVTMYNDGGHGSSFKNHQEPISGYLAYVPGALLASGSGPTSDMNEVLDSGKLNQDKLNALYERRLLPQLIHFNELARQNEKKAAITIPGIGTGCFSGAYYDVIKPYVRNALIHIFEKHKDSLPFIDIIHYDPYLGDEPAEKKIGHMSFRVSPSGMVRGTTGQLAYPLGSNPDTHLLVSIVAWDHFSWPGNDYWGGARQTDDGVKAASTDTMGQVTGATGVYDKKWGRYMPPESFTKDRKGMSDWGDYARENGIVFNGPVLALDKSSKLDTLENVASRSKAKVETTTTISDLVRGMFSLFSHSTSTEPSPTPREDETKKSAPQ, translated from the coding sequence ATGGCCTATCAATTATTGCTCAGTAAAGAAACCCTGAATAAAATTTTACAATACAAACAGAATCTCGAAAAAGGGCTTGCTAAGCCTGGTAAGTTTTTTCTTGAAGAATTAAGTAAACAAGAAAAAAGTATTTCTGAAATGGATATCACTACATTTACTCAACTATTAATCCAGTCTAAAAAACCACAGGTTTTTGCTGAAAGTCAGGTTTATCATGATGGGGCTGATTGGACACTGGAAGAAGAAAGTATTCTTGGAGATATTAGCGTCAATATGCCAGTCACTATGTACAATGATGGTGGGCATGGCTCCTCTTTCAAGAATCACCAAGAGCCAATTTCCGGTTATTTGGCGTATGTGCCGGGTGCCCTCTTGGCTTCGGGCAGCGGACCGACTTCAGATATGAATGAAGTGCTTGATAGCGGCAAACTAAATCAAGACAAATTAAATGCTTTATACGAGCGACGTTTATTGCCTCAACTGATCCATTTTAATGAGTTGGCGCGGCAAAATGAAAAGAAAGCGGCGATTACTATTCCCGGTATAGGAACAGGGTGTTTTTCCGGCGCTTATTATGATGTGATTAAACCTTATGTCAGAAATGCATTAATCCATATTTTTGAGAAGCATAAGGATTCCTTACCTTTCATTGATATTATTCATTATGACCCTTATCTGGGAGATGAACCGGCTGAAAAGAAGATTGGTCATATGTCTTTTCGTGTGAGTCCTTCTGGTATGGTTCGTGGTACAACAGGGCAGCTTGCCTACCCCTTAGGCAGTAATCCTGACACGCACCTACTCGTTTCAATTGTTGCCTGGGATCATTTTTCCTGGCCCGGAAATGATTATTGGGGCGGTGCTCGTCAAACAGATGATGGTGTCAAGGCTGCTAGCACGGATACCATGGGGCAAGTTACAGGCGCAACTGGTGTCTATGATAAAAAATGGGGTCGATATATGCCTCCAGAATCATTTACTAAAGACCGTAAAGGTATGAGTGACTGGGGGGATTATGCCAGAGAAAATGGTATTGTATTTAATGGCCCTGTTTTAGCTCTGGATAAAAGCAGTAAGTTGGATACCTTGGAAAATGTCGCGAGTCGTTCCAAAGCAAAAGTTGAAACTACAACTACAATAAGTGATCTTGTTCGTGGCATGTTCAGTCTTTTTTCTCATAGTACTTCGACAGAACCATCCCCAACTCCGAGAGAGGATGAAACGAAAAAATCGGCTCCTCAGTAA
- a CDS encoding type IV secretion protein Dot, which translates to MLYFVLCDLKIGQFSRYPMSYQKIELSISLSLDSPKLDESDFILLSVKYLEKSLGKKKEFSGFFEDIERLYFKQNYKEAIEKILDFCRKNESLLSQKVVQLLVDVAPKLKSNPKDNESRRLYETLYADHLESVIKQESDLSVFNELRDSYNAVKPEYAVTHETEIKTLDEAKQFILSFVMLNDNVELPLKAQSERYPKKDRSREELGNTPSANPGIMKPNSPNFTDNLVPVRDVPKIAINEKVVGGYSKTKPTTPFVASLSGTTYSLMVVLKDYIEKHKTDKDIEKKVNQIINLWISSYIKEGYHSYSEVVDVLTEPFLQSIFDEANIKLNYGVLDETHAEFRKAQDYVFGMTIRSAMHHELLDRFKNKEKLQEEVKNFESVLNKLNQNVENTGRHRETLHKLNEVFQDWSSGKKSYDAFKSESNQLIHEVESEEQKSNRGLGSMLKNLGNYLLYLITFRFLKEDYPKSSSQVTTLVTELKDRFEQIDYLHKNSLSLKKVTQPGHKSTSSSDETADVRKSAVNTDKPSKKQDSEAKETLDSEQLDEVQRLDDKSTRLQ; encoded by the coding sequence TTGTTATATTTTGTACTATGTGATTTAAAAATTGGTCAATTTAGCAGATATCCCATGTCATATCAAAAAATAGAACTCAGTATTTCATTATCATTAGACTCTCCAAAATTAGATGAGTCCGATTTTATATTGCTCTCGGTTAAGTATCTTGAAAAATCACTTGGTAAAAAGAAAGAATTTTCTGGTTTTTTTGAAGACATAGAAAGACTTTATTTTAAGCAGAATTACAAGGAGGCAATTGAAAAAATATTGGATTTTTGTAGAAAAAATGAATCCTTATTAAGCCAAAAGGTTGTCCAGCTCCTTGTAGATGTCGCGCCTAAATTAAAAAGCAATCCTAAAGACAATGAAAGCAGAAGGCTTTATGAAACCTTGTATGCAGATCACCTTGAATCAGTCATTAAACAAGAGAGTGATCTTTCCGTATTTAACGAATTGAGAGATAGTTATAATGCGGTGAAACCTGAGTATGCAGTAACTCATGAGACCGAAATCAAAACTTTGGATGAAGCAAAGCAATTTATTTTATCTTTTGTCATGCTGAATGATAATGTTGAATTACCTTTAAAAGCGCAATCAGAGAGATACCCCAAAAAGGACAGATCCAGGGAAGAATTGGGGAATACTCCATCTGCGAATCCAGGGATTATGAAACCTAACTCACCTAATTTTACCGATAACCTGGTGCCTGTCAGAGATGTGCCCAAAATAGCCATTAATGAGAAAGTGGTGGGTGGGTATTCAAAAACCAAGCCTACTACTCCTTTTGTTGCCTCGCTCTCTGGTACAACCTACTCACTCATGGTGGTGTTAAAGGACTATATTGAAAAGCATAAAACGGACAAAGACATTGAAAAAAAAGTAAACCAGATTATTAACTTATGGATTTCCAGTTATATTAAGGAAGGTTATCACAGCTACAGTGAGGTTGTGGATGTTTTGACAGAGCCGTTTCTTCAATCCATTTTTGATGAAGCAAACATCAAGTTAAATTATGGTGTACTGGATGAAACGCACGCAGAATTTCGTAAAGCTCAGGATTATGTTTTTGGTATGACAATCCGATCAGCAATGCATCATGAACTACTAGATCGATTTAAGAATAAAGAAAAACTTCAAGAGGAAGTAAAGAATTTTGAATCTGTGTTAAATAAACTCAACCAGAATGTTGAAAATACAGGTCGCCACCGAGAGACACTTCATAAATTAAACGAAGTATTTCAGGATTGGTCTTCAGGCAAAAAAAGCTATGACGCGTTTAAAAGTGAGTCTAATCAACTGATTCATGAAGTTGAATCTGAAGAGCAAAAAAGTAATCGTGGTCTTGGCTCCATGCTGAAGAACCTGGGAAATTATCTTTTATACTTGATTACCTTTCGTTTTTTGAAAGAAGATTATCCAAAATCATCTAGTCAGGTCACAACCTTAGTCACTGAGTTAAAAGACAGATTTGAGCAAATAGATTATTTACATAAAAACAGCCTCTCTTTAAAAAAGGTAACACAGCCTGGTCATAAAAGTACTTCATCATCTGATGAGACAGCAGATGTTCGCAAATCAGCTGTCAATACTGACAAACCCAGTAAAAAACAAGACAGCGAAGCAAAAGAGACATTAGATTCTGAGCAATTGGATGAAGTTCAAAGACTAGATGACAAAAGCACTCGTTTACAATAG
- a CDS encoding alpha-amylase family glycosyl hydrolase yields MFPRICCYNQYPGLYQDFDAMREDLQRIEKMGFKQVWVNPFYTPCQYNPIPNMANRIHSPYAMQDESIYTRYAKNEKSVQQYTARANELGLMTIFDLVARHVAVDHRFVNGDKFFLEKYNIDTKKWFKRHPNGNLVMHNMDENYNPLTNNPWCDVATFNYDDPVICEQIIEYYWKPFIEHNIEHLGFQGIRIDAPAMVNNKVLSRLTEIAKEACQRKFQRAPLIIAETIGRGYMEENLALKGIVTHTMNSVFWMPGPEGGYGYSFDLWQQDDNWFTQNKGLLQQVGPTIGFPGSHDEPRYTQQLVEKGIQNDELLAKRMREKLAVSAFCSDGGWILQYGDEYGATKPVNVFDPTPVEYHQKHNLRRFDLSDYICEINKTLAQLPNPHFPEWTQRVFLPNHPDLVTFIVHQGWGYTAASFVVVTNTDPSQQALLTEKDLGEIMLANGRNNAMEKQVKPQVLYLCGEVRASPELKKETQVVTSRSAKSEKSPLFFQSHQEENKKGEKQPSGNTLPQFK; encoded by the coding sequence ATGTTCCCACGTATTTGTTGCTATAACCAATATCCGGGGTTGTATCAAGATTTTGATGCGATGCGGGAAGACTTGCAGCGAATTGAAAAGATGGGCTTTAAGCAAGTTTGGGTCAACCCATTTTATACACCTTGTCAATATAATCCTATCCCTAACATGGCTAATCGTATTCATAGCCCTTATGCCATGCAGGACGAATCAATTTATACTCGCTATGCCAAGAATGAAAAAAGTGTTCAGCAATACACTGCAAGAGCAAATGAGCTTGGTTTAATGACCATATTTGATTTGGTAGCAAGACACGTGGCAGTAGATCATCGTTTTGTGAATGGCGATAAATTTTTCCTTGAAAAATACAATATCGATACAAAAAAATGGTTTAAACGTCACCCAAATGGAAATTTGGTGATGCATAACATGGACGAAAATTACAATCCGTTGACCAATAATCCCTGGTGTGATGTGGCAACGTTTAACTATGATGATCCTGTCATTTGCGAACAAATCATCGAATATTATTGGAAACCATTTATCGAGCATAATATTGAGCATCTTGGCTTTCAGGGAATACGTATTGATGCGCCAGCCATGGTAAATAACAAAGTATTGTCTCGACTAACAGAAATTGCAAAGGAGGCTTGCCAACGCAAATTTCAACGTGCTCCACTTATTATCGCAGAAACGATAGGCAGGGGTTATATGGAAGAAAATCTTGCTTTGAAAGGTATTGTAACCCACACGATGAATAGTGTGTTCTGGATGCCTGGCCCCGAAGGTGGATATGGCTATTCATTTGACTTGTGGCAACAAGATGACAATTGGTTTACTCAAAATAAAGGATTATTACAGCAGGTTGGCCCTACAATTGGTTTTCCTGGTTCTCATGATGAACCACGCTATACTCAGCAACTGGTGGAAAAAGGTATCCAGAATGATGAATTACTTGCAAAACGCATGCGCGAAAAATTGGCTGTCAGCGCATTTTGTTCTGATGGCGGCTGGATTTTACAATACGGCGATGAATATGGTGCTACCAAACCAGTAAATGTTTTTGATCCAACCCCTGTTGAATATCATCAAAAACATAATCTGAGACGATTTGATTTGTCAGACTACATCTGTGAAATTAATAAAACTCTGGCTCAGTTACCCAATCCTCATTTCCCTGAATGGACTCAACGGGTCTTTCTCCCGAACCATCCTGATTTGGTGACCTTTATTGTTCACCAAGGTTGGGGTTATACAGCTGCCTCATTCGTAGTTGTGACAAACACTGATCCATCCCAGCAAGCCCTCCTAACAGAAAAAGATCTTGGCGAGATAATGCTGGCAAATGGACGAAATAATGCCATGGAAAAACAGGTGAAACCTCAAGTGCTTTATTTATGTGGTGAGGTTCGTGCATCACCTGAATTGAAAAAAGAGACCCAAGTTGTTACATCCAGGTCAGCCAAAAGTGAAAAATCTCCCCTTTTTTTTCAAAGCCATCAAGAAGAAAATAAAAAGGGCGAGAAACAACCATCAGGAAACACATTGCCTCAATTTAAATAA